A window of the Diabrotica undecimpunctata isolate CICGRU chromosome 1, icDiaUnde3, whole genome shotgun sequence genome harbors these coding sequences:
- the LOC140446458 gene encoding uncharacterized protein has translation MWGSSNTFGRGKMIENIIINSNLNFLNTGSSTYFHIQTGTLSSIDLSICNSELSTHLTWKTLESLYGSNHFPILISIDNSQRQSQVKWKIAHADWDLFNLIVKEQTNEISFTNSADEDLNMLINCIITSAEKCIGKYYFDPSKKYVPWWNESCKLAIKDCKKALNRYRKTRNQADLINLRKLRAKSKRIVKESKMNSWNKYIRIITSDTPSSQIWTKIKQMKDASKDEESVGCAVTSTNNRLAMYRLPKNTSIFTAELYAILKALEVPMQGTKNLAIYRLCLINLCQRVLSPNLLAPEAT, from the exons ATGTGGGGCTCCAGTAATACTTTCGGTAGAggcaaaatgattgaaaatatcaTAATCAATTCCAACCTTAATTTTCTAAACACTGGAAGCAGCACATACTTTCATATTCAAACAGGTACTCTCTCTTCCATTGATTTAAGCATATGTAATTCAGAATTATCTACTCATCTTACATGGAAAACATTGGAAAGTCTCTACGGCAGTAACCATTTTCCCATTTTAATTTCTATTGATAACTCACAAAGACAAAGCCAAGTTAAGTGGAAAATTGCTCACGCTGACTGGGATCTATTTAACTTAATTGTCAAGGAACAAACAAATGAAATCTCCTTTACGAATTCTGCTGATGAAGATCTTAACATGTTGATTAATTGTATTATAACTTCTGCTGAAAAATGTATCGGTAAATACTACTTTGATCCCTCCAAAAAATATGTTCCGTGGTGGAATGAATCATGTAAACTAGCTAtaaaagattgtaaaaaagcATTAAACCGATATCGTAAAACTAGAAACCAAGCGGACCTaataaatcttagaaaactaagAGCTAAATCTAAGCGAATTGTTAAAGAAAGCAAAATGAACTCATGGAACAAATACATCCGTATCATAACTTCCGACACACCTTCTAGTCAAATATGGACTAAAATAAAACAGATGAAAG atgcatctaaagacGAAGAAAGTGTCGGATGTGCTGTTACTTCCACAAATAACAGACTAGCAATGTATAGACTACCCAAGAATACCAGTATATTCACAGCAGAACTCTACGCTATACTTAAAGCTCTAGAGGTTCCAATGCAGGGTACCAAAAACTTAGCAATCT